A portion of the Paenibacillus marchantiae genome contains these proteins:
- a CDS encoding GerAB/ArcD/ProY family transporter: MNKAQILTMFVLLHLASIFAIFPERIISATSKGHWEPITILFLAELLVLWMYLKALSQFPGKTVVDICNESLGKWLTRLIVLPMLIFLYIELLLLMYFQSVEIKAVLLQRTPPVATSALFIVLCFYAVWKGLEVMIRASIGLCILLMPFIFFSMMISIQNFRISYIFPIWDSGMSFFSNSDFYVCTVISAGFLFLGMIPSKQRLSFGKAAAAVGIIFVFALGSVYVPLLVFGQETVIHLQYPMLMASDTIDLEWVVFDWLPSFYVVASSALGVLKVSVLLWILVSLLNQLFMPKINRLWVLSVVCFTLYVFSLMIPDVNALNSYLYLNSFFCVYSVIGFPIIVFLAAQWQRKRVST; the protein is encoded by the coding sequence ATGAATAAAGCCCAGATTCTTACTATGTTTGTTCTGCTTCACCTCGCTTCGATCTTTGCCATCTTTCCTGAACGGATCATCTCTGCGACTTCAAAAGGACACTGGGAACCCATAACGATCCTCTTCTTGGCAGAGCTACTGGTTCTATGGATGTACTTAAAAGCGTTGTCGCAGTTTCCGGGGAAAACAGTGGTGGATATCTGTAATGAATCACTGGGCAAATGGCTAACGAGACTGATCGTTCTGCCGATGTTGATCTTCCTATATATCGAGCTGTTATTGCTTATGTACTTCCAGTCTGTCGAAATCAAAGCTGTATTACTACAGAGAACACCGCCAGTAGCAACATCAGCTCTCTTTATCGTTCTGTGTTTCTATGCTGTTTGGAAGGGACTCGAGGTCATGATTCGGGCGAGCATCGGATTGTGTATTCTCTTGATGCCATTCATTTTTTTCTCCATGATGATCAGCATCCAGAATTTCAGAATCAGCTACATTTTTCCGATTTGGGATAGTGGAATGTCGTTTTTCTCCAATTCGGATTTCTATGTATGTACGGTCATTTCAGCCGGGTTCCTATTCCTTGGCATGATTCCCTCCAAGCAACGGCTTAGTTTTGGTAAAGCAGCTGCTGCGGTTGGTATCATATTTGTGTTTGCTTTGGGATCTGTATATGTTCCGCTTCTCGTATTCGGTCAGGAAACGGTAATTCATTTGCAATATCCCATGCTTATGGCATCGGATACCATTGATCTAGAGTGGGTTGTATTTGACTGGCTTCCAAGCTTCTACGTGGTAGCCTCCAGTGCGCTGGGTGTTCTAAAGGTTTCCGTTTTACTCTGGATTCTGGTGTCCCTGCTGAATCAGTTATTTATGCCGAAAATCAATCGATTATGGGTTCTTTCCGTGGTGTGCTTCACCTTGTACGTGTTCAGTCTCATGATACCGGATGTCAACGCTTTGAATTCATACCTGTACCTGAATTCTTTCTTTTGCGTTTATAGCGTTATCGGTTTTCCAATCATTGTATTCCTCGCGGCGCAATGGCAGCGAAAGAGGGTGAGTACATGA
- a CDS encoding extracellular solute-binding protein codes for MRKRWGRNMIMMMIASSLMLAGCNSGGSNNEASPEVSKNDVHTNGFPIVDEPVNLKMFTRIAPVNGPFKEMPVFQDYEKLSHVKVEFIEAQTDGFQEKKNLLFASNELPDALFRSGISPLEAIRYGSAGQLIPLEGLIDEYAPNLKKLMEQYPEIRSGITTPEGHIYTIPGIVTLSAARTDKKWINQMWLDKLNLKVPETTEELYNVLLAFRDGDPNGNGKQDELPMTARVGLAVVNAMSGSFGLDSQLGYNINIENDKVSIWMGSDQNKEMLMYLNKLYKEKLLDQEIFSHTEAQYLAKQGSGNTGFFFDQTNNNFLSIKDQYTGIAPLEGPQGDRLQSHALPVARDFGAFAITSVNKYPEVTMRWIDYFYSDEGSTLLRFGREGEHYEMKDGIPYYKEDFLKEISNQAKITPYAGGGAPHLISEQVASFINPPQVQEAQQKLDPFMPKVRYAAPMFDEQTAQEVNILRNDIDKYYEEQSTKFIVGAIGFDKWEQFQATLKKMRVEELEKLYQDAFDKMQK; via the coding sequence ATGCGCAAACGCTGGGGAAGAAATATGATCATGATGATGATCGCTTCCAGTTTGATGCTGGCTGGATGCAATTCCGGTGGAAGCAATAACGAAGCTTCACCAGAGGTTTCGAAGAACGACGTTCATACGAACGGGTTTCCGATTGTGGACGAACCGGTGAATCTCAAGATGTTTACCCGCATTGCACCCGTAAATGGCCCTTTCAAGGAGATGCCGGTTTTCCAGGATTACGAGAAATTAAGCCATGTAAAGGTGGAATTCATTGAAGCGCAGACGGATGGTTTTCAGGAGAAAAAAAATCTGTTGTTTGCTTCGAATGAACTGCCGGATGCCCTGTTCCGTTCAGGTATTTCCCCGCTTGAAGCCATCCGCTATGGCTCTGCCGGCCAATTGATCCCACTGGAAGGTCTTATCGATGAATATGCTCCGAATTTGAAGAAATTAATGGAACAATATCCCGAAATTCGCTCGGGTATTACTACACCAGAGGGCCACATTTATACAATTCCGGGTATTGTTACGCTAAGTGCGGCGCGTACGGATAAGAAATGGATCAATCAGATGTGGCTGGACAAGCTGAATCTGAAAGTGCCGGAGACCACCGAAGAACTTTACAATGTATTGCTTGCCTTCCGTGATGGTGATCCGAATGGAAACGGCAAACAGGATGAACTTCCGATGACAGCCCGCGTAGGATTGGCTGTTGTAAACGCGATGAGTGGGTCATTCGGATTGGATTCACAGCTCGGCTATAACATTAATATTGAAAATGACAAAGTTAGTATCTGGATGGGCAGCGACCAGAATAAAGAAATGCTGATGTACTTAAATAAGCTGTATAAGGAAAAGCTGCTGGATCAGGAAATATTTTCACATACGGAAGCGCAATATCTGGCCAAGCAGGGATCGGGAAATACAGGTTTTTTCTTTGACCAGACGAATAATAACTTCTTGTCGATCAAAGACCAATATACTGGTATCGCCCCACTGGAAGGTCCACAAGGTGACCGTTTACAGAGTCATGCTCTGCCAGTAGCCAGGGATTTTGGAGCCTTTGCAATCACATCCGTCAATAAATATCCTGAAGTCACGATGCGTTGGATTGATTATTTCTACAGTGACGAGGGTTCTACCCTGCTCCGATTCGGAAGAGAAGGCGAGCATTACGAGATGAAGGATGGTATTCCTTACTATAAAGAGGACTTCCTAAAAGAAATCAGTAACCAGGCCAAAATTACGCCTTATGCCGGCGGAGGCGCGCCACATCTCATCAGTGAACAGGTTGCTTCCTTTATCAATCCACCTCAGGTGCAGGAGGCGCAGCAAAAGCTCGATCCGTTCATGCCAAAAGTTCGCTATGCGGCTCCGATGTTTGATGAGCAAACCGCCCAGGAAGTTAACATCCTTCGAAATGATATCGATAAATATTACGAAGAACAGAGTACAAAATTTATAGTCGGTGCAATCGGTTTTGACAAGTGGGAGCAATTCCAGGCCACGCTCAAAAAGATGAGAGTTGAGGAACTGGAGAAGTTGTATCAGGATGCCTTTGACAAGATGCAGAAATAA
- a CDS encoding Ger(x)C family spore germination protein, with protein MNMRIIKTLIVGLSMMMLLPGCWDTKDINKQYLPVVMGVGKGNTEKYRIILQIPDASGKTQILDKEAKSISKAIDLIRTDSEKSIELVHLRLLLIDRKVAEQGIDNIINFAVRANDISIKGLVGVIDGDFEKTMYHQISPTPEISSYDFFSQDAGWTPNQSIVRIWEAYQNQNSYTEDMAIPMLKNGDRTLFTFKGTAVMRDDRMVGTLNQEETLLFNLFKGKYSGGTIEVAQNTSVLIQDTKIKHKTSWSENGPSILTDILLNVVITESPESKGNAVIEKEMKEQISQQFNETVRKVQSFKSDVLGVGMIFRPQLSEGKLKEWKTKWFPKLEQKINVRVNVLNEIYFKENANDNDSQGQMLKK; from the coding sequence ATGAACATGCGCATCATCAAGACTCTGATTGTAGGCTTATCTATGATGATGTTACTTCCGGGATGTTGGGATACCAAGGATATTAACAAACAATATCTGCCTGTTGTCATGGGAGTGGGAAAGGGAAACACGGAAAAATACAGGATCATTCTCCAAATACCCGATGCATCAGGCAAAACCCAAATTCTTGACAAAGAAGCGAAATCCATCAGTAAAGCCATTGATTTGATTCGCACGGATTCCGAAAAAAGCATCGAATTGGTACATTTGAGATTATTGCTAATCGACAGGAAAGTCGCAGAGCAGGGAATTGATAACATCATCAATTTTGCTGTGAGAGCGAATGATATCTCGATTAAAGGCTTGGTAGGGGTTATTGACGGTGATTTTGAGAAGACGATGTATCATCAAATTTCGCCAACACCTGAAATTTCTTCCTACGACTTTTTTAGCCAGGATGCCGGGTGGACGCCCAATCAATCCATCGTCCGAATATGGGAAGCTTATCAAAACCAAAATTCATATACGGAAGACATGGCCATCCCCATGCTCAAAAACGGCGATCGAACTTTGTTCACCTTTAAAGGCACGGCCGTGATGCGGGATGACCGCATGGTAGGAACGCTCAATCAGGAAGAGACACTTTTGTTTAATTTATTTAAAGGCAAATATTCAGGGGGAACCATTGAAGTGGCACAGAACACGAGTGTTCTTATTCAAGACACCAAAATCAAACACAAGACCTCCTGGTCGGAGAACGGGCCATCCATCCTGACGGATATTCTTCTCAATGTAGTGATTACGGAAAGCCCTGAAAGTAAGGGTAACGCGGTGATTGAGAAAGAAATGAAAGAACAGATCAGCCAACAGTTTAATGAAACGGTAAGGAAGGTTCAATCTTTTAAATCGGATGTATTGGGTGTAGGCATGATATTTCGACCCCAACTGTCGGAGGGGAAATTAAAGGAATGGAAAACCAAGTGGTTTCCGAAGCTGGAGCAAAAGATCAACGTTCGTGTCAACGTTCTGAACGAAATTTATTTTAAAGAAAATGCCAATGATAATGATAGTCAGGGGCAAATGTTAAAAAAATAG
- a CDS encoding alpha-L-arabinofuranosidase C-terminal domain-containing protein has translation MKSNARISIDCSRVSEHTVNPFLFGHFVEDIRDHMEAMLAFPLKDMDFESEAESSASVSGSWSTYTNGRNTQYAMEAPAPRHSGRAQRIRIFSDDEAYAGIVQSCALKGPMDYTVRIVARSSIELQYLMVEAVDRRTEEVLGQLKIELHSHNWQDYEGRLTILRACSDAEIRVYVPTEHPRWIDHVSTGMLWLDHVSLLPVDHIALVKSEIIEMTRELNAGMMRLAGNYISAYHWEHGVGPILERPVMYNEAWGGWTSKYFGTDEFIRFCYELQVEPLICVNDGSGTPQEAAQWIEYCNGSVDTPMGALRAKNGSPEPYHVKYWEIGNEVWGQWQVGACSAEQFAERTVQFAKTMKEADPSIVLLACGHYEQDWNKTVLALAGEYIDYLTLHLYHGYGPFGMNRDTPAEDRYKAMASYPEWTRHYIHQTMEVIHSDIKHQHVKLAITEYNTMYYPNTVRKGLPDEHTLGAAVANAANLNEMIRCSDSVQIGSFSDLVNGWLGGCIRVGDFYADQYRGKHAGWSGHPLTIYGTPTYEVLKLYANRDIHHILPVEAECGTFSVTSNQKTPVELDALPDLDVVAGTNVDGSRVTLFIVNRSLEEVSVELDLQVFDASEEGTLYEITSDSYNNINSVFQPNHIKCTERSVLTEDWQRGYALRPSSIYVLEFGKVDRLSRHPGL, from the coding sequence TTGAAATCAAACGCCAGAATTAGTATAGATTGTAGTCGTGTAAGCGAACACACGGTCAACCCTTTTTTGTTTGGGCATTTTGTGGAAGACATCCGAGACCATATGGAAGCGATGCTTGCATTTCCATTGAAGGATATGGACTTTGAAAGCGAGGCTGAATCAAGCGCTTCTGTATCGGGAAGCTGGAGTACCTACACCAACGGAAGAAATACGCAATATGCAATGGAAGCCCCGGCTCCCAGACATTCGGGTCGCGCTCAGCGTATTCGTATCTTTAGTGATGATGAAGCGTACGCCGGGATTGTACAAAGCTGCGCATTGAAAGGGCCTATGGACTACACCGTTCGTATAGTTGCGCGATCCTCCATCGAACTCCAGTATTTGATGGTGGAGGCGGTCGATAGACGTACGGAAGAAGTGCTCGGTCAGTTGAAAATCGAATTGCACAGCCATAACTGGCAGGATTATGAAGGACGGCTGACGATCCTACGTGCTTGTTCAGATGCAGAGATTCGGGTGTATGTTCCGACAGAGCATCCAAGATGGATCGATCATGTCTCCACGGGAATGCTCTGGCTGGACCATGTGTCTTTATTGCCTGTGGATCATATTGCTCTGGTAAAAAGCGAAATAATAGAGATGACCAGAGAACTAAACGCAGGCATGATGAGACTTGCAGGGAACTACATTAGCGCCTATCACTGGGAGCATGGCGTTGGGCCGATTCTGGAGAGGCCAGTCATGTACAACGAGGCATGGGGAGGATGGACCAGCAAATATTTCGGAACGGATGAATTTATCCGCTTTTGTTACGAGCTGCAGGTGGAACCTCTGATTTGTGTGAACGATGGATCGGGTACACCTCAAGAGGCCGCCCAATGGATTGAATATTGTAATGGAAGTGTAGATACCCCAATGGGGGCTCTTCGGGCGAAGAACGGATCTCCGGAACCATATCATGTGAAGTATTGGGAGATCGGCAACGAGGTGTGGGGGCAATGGCAAGTTGGAGCTTGCTCTGCGGAGCAATTTGCGGAGCGGACCGTGCAGTTTGCCAAAACGATGAAGGAAGCAGATCCTTCCATTGTATTGCTGGCCTGTGGACATTACGAGCAGGATTGGAATAAAACTGTGCTTGCTCTGGCAGGGGAGTATATCGATTATTTAACATTACATTTATACCACGGCTACGGTCCCTTTGGCATGAATCGGGATACACCGGCTGAGGATCGGTATAAAGCAATGGCTAGTTATCCCGAGTGGACCCGGCACTATATACACCAAACAATGGAGGTCATTCATTCCGACATCAAACATCAGCATGTGAAGCTGGCCATCACCGAATATAACACGATGTACTATCCAAACACTGTGCGAAAAGGACTGCCAGACGAGCATACCCTTGGAGCAGCCGTGGCGAATGCCGCCAATCTGAATGAAATGATTCGTTGCAGCGATAGCGTGCAAATTGGCAGTTTCTCCGATCTGGTCAATGGTTGGCTTGGGGGATGTATCCGTGTCGGGGATTTCTATGCGGATCAATATCGGGGCAAGCATGCTGGATGGAGTGGACACCCACTCACGATCTATGGAACTCCAACCTATGAAGTATTAAAGCTTTACGCGAATCGGGATATTCATCATATCCTGCCTGTAGAAGCTGAATGTGGAACATTCTCTGTAACTTCAAACCAAAAAACGCCTGTAGAGCTGGATGCACTCCCCGATCTGGATGTTGTAGCCGGAACGAATGTTGATGGCAGCAGGGTCACCTTGTTTATTGTGAACCGAAGCTTGGAGGAAGTATCGGTTGAGCTGGATTTACAAGTTTTCGATGCGAGTGAAGAGGGGACCTTATATGAGATTACCAGCGATTCGTACAATAACATCAACTCCGTGTTTCAACCCAATCATATCAAGTGCACAGAACGGAGTGTTTTGACCGAGGATTGGCAGCGTGGTTACGCATTACGTCCTTCATCCATCTATGTACTGGAGTTTGGAAAGGTAGACCGATTGTCTCGACATCCCGGACTGTAG
- a CDS encoding MFS transporter: protein MFKSRSHHTQNTEQTIDKHALLFGLISVFLCGIGFSIIAPVVPFLVQPYTSSPGEQAIVVTLLTSVYAFCVFFASPVLGALSDKYGRRPLLLVCLLGSVIGYLVFGIGGALWVLFAGRIIEGITGGSIGTIFAYFADIIPPEQRTKYFGWVSAVVGVGTVIGPTVGGLLAKIDYSAPMYFGAIITLVNVIYGFFFMPESLAKTHRLKEITLVRLNPFIQLANLLSMKNLNRLLISAFLLWIPNGSLQAVFSQFSMDTFNWKPAIIGLMFSIMGVQDIISQGLIMPKLLKKLSDKQIAILGMISEIIGYSLIALSTLFSFYPLFIVGMFIFGFGDSIFGPSFNGMLSKSVDSSEQGRVQGGSQSIQALARMIGPIIGGQIYVSLGHAAPAIMGVILIAAAIPVLYKRKQVII, encoded by the coding sequence ATGTTTAAATCACGATCACATCATACACAGAACACAGAACAAACCATAGACAAACACGCTTTATTATTCGGTCTGATCTCTGTGTTTCTTTGCGGAATAGGCTTCAGTATTATCGCGCCTGTTGTCCCATTTCTAGTACAGCCTTATACAAGCAGTCCAGGAGAACAAGCTATCGTTGTTACGCTGCTGACCTCTGTTTATGCCTTTTGCGTATTTTTTGCGTCTCCCGTGCTTGGAGCTCTGAGCGATAAATATGGCCGTCGTCCATTGCTCCTGGTATGCCTTTTGGGTTCCGTAATTGGATACTTGGTTTTCGGCATAGGCGGAGCCCTATGGGTACTCTTTGCGGGGCGTATAATCGAGGGTATCACAGGAGGAAGCATAGGTACAATCTTCGCATATTTTGCGGACATCATCCCACCCGAACAGAGAACCAAATACTTTGGATGGGTGAGTGCGGTTGTAGGTGTAGGCACCGTCATTGGCCCGACTGTAGGCGGATTACTCGCCAAGATTGATTATTCTGCACCCATGTATTTTGGAGCCATCATAACTTTGGTGAATGTTATATATGGATTCTTTTTTATGCCTGAGAGTCTTGCTAAGACACATAGACTGAAAGAAATTACTTTGGTGAGACTTAATCCATTCATACAGCTTGCAAACCTGCTTTCCATGAAAAACTTAAACAGACTACTTATCTCAGCCTTCTTACTTTGGATACCCAACGGATCTTTACAGGCCGTTTTCTCACAATTTTCAATGGATACTTTCAATTGGAAGCCTGCAATCATCGGACTTATGTTCTCAATTATGGGTGTCCAGGATATCATCTCACAAGGTCTCATCATGCCTAAGCTTTTGAAAAAGCTTAGCGATAAACAGATCGCCATTCTTGGAATGATTTCAGAGATAATAGGCTACAGTCTCATTGCGTTATCTACTTTGTTCTCATTCTATCCACTGTTTATCGTGGGCATGTTTATCTTTGGTTTTGGTGATTCGATCTTCGGGCCTTCCTTCAATGGCATGCTCTCCAAATCTGTCGATTCTAGTGAACAAGGCAGGGTTCAAGGCGGTAGCCAATCTATTCAGGCTTTAGCTAGAATGATTGGTCCTATCATTGGAGGTCAAATCTATGTATCGCTTGGTCATGCTGCACCCGCCATTATGGGTGTGATCCTTATAGCAGCGGCAATACCCGTTTTGTATAAGCGAAAACAAGTAATTATTTAA
- a CDS encoding carbohydrate ABC transporter permease, translated as MSKQATIQTSSNERIFDVIIYIIASIIIIAVLYPLIFIVSASFSDPTKVLNGEVWLLPKGLTLDAYTNILHNEKIWLGYRNTIFYTVVGTVINIIMTVLAAYPLSRPDLPGRNVIMVFITLTMFFSGGLIPTYLLVKNLGMVDTMWALIIPGVIATYNLIVMRTYFQSSIPWELQEAAHMDGCSNWRLLVSIILPLSKPILAVMVLFYAVGHWNSFFNALIYIRNENLHPLQLVLREILLISQSDAVDGSLGLEDKILLAESIKYAVIIVSSLPVLLMYPFVQRHFVKGVMIGSIKG; from the coding sequence ATGTCCAAGCAGGCGACAATACAAACCAGTTCCAATGAACGGATTTTCGATGTAATCATCTACATCATAGCCTCAATCATTATCATCGCTGTGCTGTACCCACTGATTTTTATCGTGAGTGCTTCGTTCAGTGATCCCACAAAAGTATTAAACGGAGAAGTCTGGTTACTACCCAAAGGACTGACGCTGGATGCTTACACGAATATTCTACACAACGAGAAGATTTGGCTGGGGTATCGTAATACGATATTTTATACGGTTGTGGGCACTGTGATTAACATTATCATGACCGTATTGGCCGCATATCCTCTTTCCAGACCTGACCTTCCTGGACGTAATGTAATCATGGTTTTCATCACGCTAACAATGTTCTTCAGTGGAGGATTAATTCCAACGTATCTATTGGTCAAAAATCTGGGCATGGTGGATACGATGTGGGCTCTGATCATTCCCGGCGTAATCGCCACGTACAATCTGATCGTGATGAGAACATATTTTCAGTCGAGTATTCCTTGGGAGCTGCAAGAAGCTGCCCATATGGATGGGTGCTCCAATTGGCGGTTGCTTGTGAGCATTATCCTGCCCCTGTCCAAGCCGATTCTGGCCGTAATGGTGCTGTTCTATGCCGTAGGCCATTGGAATTCTTTTTTTAACGCGCTCATCTATATTCGTAACGAAAATCTGCATCCGCTTCAGTTGGTACTGCGCGAAATTCTGCTGATCAGCCAATCCGATGCCGTGGACGGCAGCCTTGGATTGGAAGACAAAATCCTGCTCGCGGAGAGCATCAAGTATGCGGTGATTATCGTCTCCAGTTTGCCTGTACTGTTGATGTATCCTTTTGTGCAGCGCCATTTTGTTAAAGGGGTCATGATTGGATCGATTAAAGGTTAA
- a CDS encoding spore germination protein: MQRIHEQDLHDIEKQLYDRFEKSTDFSNKDVLIANQKFRAYFVKTLVDLPTTLSTINQAASGNENESFLKMFSPFEEEASMSLDELCNNLLHGKLVLFSTKGLAAVIEPEPPGISRSVSSPESENPLQSAFDAFTEDIDKNIGLLRKKMISDQLVIESRETGVQSTKKIAMVYIEGVAQPKVIAAIRDKLEQNKDKELNTVRDLLSILGHPRFSITPTYISSELPGEMVQNMMNGKVVILIDQYSFAFAFPAIITDLWSTTLDVNYPYLFQVFLRTIRAIGALLAITLPGLYIVLNSVNPELLRIQLAITVAKSREGVPYPSLIEMLLVMLLLEMIIEATIRLPKNIGPTITMIGGILLGQAIVQAKLVSNLLIIILVASAIANFVLAGYMNTTGIRMYKYVVMIISSFFGIWGLEAAMIWIILYFSSLSTCSVPYLSLSVKGKAQDE; the protein is encoded by the coding sequence TTGCAGCGAATCCATGAACAGGATCTTCACGATATTGAAAAGCAACTCTATGACCGTTTCGAAAAGAGCACGGATTTCAGCAATAAAGACGTGCTTATCGCCAATCAGAAATTCAGAGCATACTTCGTGAAAACGCTAGTCGATCTTCCGACAACGTTGTCCACAATAAATCAAGCGGCAAGTGGTAATGAGAACGAATCTTTTCTGAAAATGTTCAGTCCTTTTGAAGAAGAAGCATCCATGTCATTGGACGAACTATGCAACAATCTCCTGCATGGGAAACTTGTGTTGTTCAGCACAAAAGGATTAGCAGCAGTCATTGAACCGGAACCTCCTGGAATTTCACGGTCCGTAAGCTCGCCAGAGAGCGAAAATCCCCTTCAATCTGCATTCGATGCTTTTACAGAAGATATTGATAAAAATATAGGTTTGTTGCGAAAAAAAATGATATCCGACCAGTTGGTGATCGAAAGCAGAGAGACAGGGGTTCAGTCTACCAAGAAAATTGCCATGGTGTACATTGAGGGAGTTGCGCAACCGAAAGTCATTGCGGCAATTCGGGATAAGCTGGAACAAAATAAAGATAAGGAACTGAATACGGTAAGGGACCTGCTTAGTATACTGGGGCATCCCAGATTCTCAATAACGCCAACGTATATCTCTTCGGAGCTACCGGGTGAGATGGTACAGAATATGATGAACGGAAAAGTGGTTATTTTGATTGACCAATATTCGTTTGCTTTTGCTTTCCCAGCGATCATAACGGATTTGTGGTCAACTACGTTGGACGTCAACTACCCGTATCTATTTCAGGTGTTTTTACGAACCATCCGGGCGATTGGTGCACTTTTGGCTATCACACTTCCAGGTCTGTATATTGTGCTTAATTCGGTAAACCCGGAACTGTTGCGAATCCAGTTAGCCATCACGGTAGCCAAGAGCAGGGAAGGGGTCCCTTATCCTTCGTTGATCGAAATGCTGCTGGTAATGTTGCTTCTGGAGATGATTATCGAAGCCACGATTCGACTACCAAAGAACATCGGACCCACCATAACCATGATTGGCGGTATTCTGTTGGGTCAAGCCATTGTCCAAGCTAAACTTGTCAGTAATCTATTAATTATTATTCTAGTTGCCTCTGCGATCGCTAATTTTGTGCTGGCGGGTTATATGAATACGACGGGTATACGAATGTATAAATATGTTGTCATGATCATCAGTTCCTTCTTTGGGATATGGGGTCTTGAGGCTGCGATGATTTGGATTATATTGTATTTTTCCTCGTTGAGTACTTGCTCCGTTCCCTACTTAAGTTTAAGTGTGAAAGGAAAGGCTCAGGATGAATAA
- a CDS encoding MarR family winged helix-turn-helix transcriptional regulator, with protein MNKEEQVLVGFRDLYNKLVWLNKDKMEESLKGYKPSEVHCIEYIEKNADSNVTKLAESFYMTRGAISKLTKKLIEKGLIESYQKSDNKKEIYFRLTEQGKVIYQIHEDLHNEFQERDKVVFEQVTDEQFDSMLNFVDKYNRHLDAEIKKLGTDLKSE; from the coding sequence ATGAATAAAGAGGAACAGGTCTTAGTGGGTTTCAGGGACTTATATAACAAGCTGGTTTGGCTTAATAAAGATAAGATGGAAGAAAGTCTTAAGGGGTATAAACCTTCTGAAGTACATTGCATCGAATACATTGAAAAAAATGCAGATTCCAATGTAACAAAGCTTGCAGAGTCCTTTTATATGACTAGAGGTGCGATAAGTAAATTAACGAAGAAGCTCATAGAAAAAGGCCTGATCGAAAGCTATCAGAAATCGGATAACAAGAAAGAGATCTATTTTAGGCTTACAGAGCAAGGGAAAGTCATTTATCAAATCCATGAGGATCTTCACAACGAGTTTCAAGAGCGAGATAAAGTTGTATTCGAACAGGTAACCGACGAACAATTTGACAGTATGCTTAACTTCGTGGACAAGTATAATCGGCATCTGGATGCAGAAATAAAGAAGCTGGGTACAGATCTGAAGTCGGAATAA
- a CDS encoding ABC transporter permease, producing MKSVKTDTTMTMPRSHPKKSSGLLRQMGKRLDLYLMLLLPVTWYVVFHYAPLYGLQIAFKNFNPAKGILGSSWEGFGHFERFFDSYYFWRLLWNTLSINLFSLLIAFPIPILLALIINEIRNKTFSKWLQNITYIPHFISVVVIVGILNVFLSPHTGPVNLLIEAFGGTPIRFLEEAGWFKTIFISSNIWQNMGWQSIIYIAALSGVNPHLYEAAKMDGASRLRRIWHISLPGIAPVVIILLILDIGHFMNIGFEKILLMQNNLNLESSDVISTFVYTTGILKGEYSYTAAIGLFNSIINLLLLLLVNRIARKTSETSLW from the coding sequence ATGAAAAGCGTCAAAACCGATACAACGATGACGATGCCACGAAGCCATCCGAAAAAGAGTTCAGGCCTGTTAAGACAAATGGGTAAAAGATTGGACCTGTACCTTATGCTGCTTCTGCCAGTCACTTGGTATGTGGTATTCCACTATGCCCCTCTGTATGGACTGCAAATTGCGTTCAAAAATTTCAATCCGGCTAAAGGGATTCTGGGCAGCAGCTGGGAAGGCTTTGGACACTTCGAACGATTCTTTGATTCCTATTATTTCTGGAGACTTCTATGGAATACATTGTCAATTAACTTGTTCTCCTTATTAATTGCTTTTCCGATTCCGATTCTGCTAGCACTAATTATTAACGAAATTCGCAATAAAACCTTCAGCAAGTGGCTGCAAAATATTACGTATATTCCCCACTTTATTTCAGTGGTCGTTATCGTTGGCATACTGAATGTGTTTCTCTCGCCTCATACGGGTCCAGTCAATCTGTTGATTGAGGCTTTCGGAGGTACACCGATCCGTTTTCTTGAGGAAGCAGGTTGGTTTAAAACCATTTTTATCAGTTCGAATATATGGCAGAACATGGGCTGGCAATCCATCATCTATATTGCAGCTTTGAGCGGAGTGAATCCGCATCTGTATGAAGCTGCCAAGATGGACGGAGCATCAAGGCTGCGGCGCATTTGGCATATTTCGCTGCCCGGCATCGCTCCAGTCGTCATCATTTTGCTCATATTGGATATCGGTCATTTCATGAACATCGGGTTTGAGAAAATTTTGTTGATGCAAAACAATCTCAATCTGGAATCGAGCGACGTCATTTCCACGTTTGTCTATACGACAGGTATTCTCAAGGGAGAATACAGTTATACAGCTGCTATCGGGCTTTTTAATTCAATCATTAATCTGCTGTTACTTTTACTGGTCAATCGGATTGCGCGCAAGACGTCTGAGACGAGCTTATGGTAA